Genomic segment of Umezawaea sp. Da 62-37:
CCGCTGCTCAGAGAGGAGGCGGTCATGGACAGCAGTGTGCAGGAAGCGTCTACCGCGCAGCTGGTCGGCAAGCTGTCGGAACAGGTCAGCAGGCTCGCCCAGGAGGAGATCAAGCTCGCGGTCGCGGAGTTGCAGGCCAAGGGCAAGAAGGTCGGCGTGGGAGCCGGTCTGTTCGGTGGGGCCGGTGTGCTCGCGTGGTTCGGCATCATGTCGCTCATCGCGGGCCTCGTGCTGCTCCTCGCCACGGTGATGGCGCCCTGGCTCGCGGCGTTCGTCGTCGCGGTGGGCGTGTTCGTGATCGCCGGGATCGTCGCCCTGGTGGGCAAGAAGCAAATCGACAAGGGCACCCCGCCCGTGCCGGAGCAGGCCATCCAAGGCGTCAAGAAGGACATCGCCACCGTCAGCGAGAGGGCCCACCGATGAGTGGCAAGAAGGAAGTCCCCAGCGACCCGGCCGCGTTGCGCGCCGACATAGAGAAGACCCGCCAGGACCTCGGCGACACGGTGGAAGCACTCGTGCACAAGGTCGACGTGCCCGCGCGGGCGAAGGAGAAGACCTTGCAGGCCAAGGAGAAGGCCACCGAGGCGGCGGTGAACGCCAAGGACGCGGCGACCGTGAAGGCGGTGCAGGCCAAGGACAAGGTGACCGAGGCCGCGGCCGCGCTGCCCGCGCAGGTGAACGTGAAGGTGGAGCAGGCGAAGGCGAAGGCCGCCACCGTCACCGCGCAGGCCGTGGACGCGTTGCCCCCGCAGGTCACCGAGAAGGTCGACCAGGCGAGGGTCAAGGTCGGTGAGGCCGCCGCGCACGTGGCCGACGCGATCCCGCCGCAGGTGACCGCGAAGGTCGAGCAGGCCAAGGTGAAGGCCGCCGAGGCCGTCGACTCGCTGCCCGAACCGGTGGCGCAGCAGGCCCGCAGGCACCCGGCGGTGGCGGGAGCCGCCCTCGCGGCCGTCCTGTTCCTGCTGTGGAAGCTCGTCCGGCGCGGGAGGTCCTGATGAACAAGCTCCTCTACAAGCCGCTCGGACTGCTGTTCAGCGTGCTGGGCGGTGTGCTCGCCAGCGCCGCGTTCGGCCAGGTCTGGAAGCTCGCCACCGGCGACAAGGAAGCCCCCAGCGCCACGCAGCAGGACCGCAAGTGGAGCGAGGTGCTGATCGCCGCGACCGTGCAGGGGGCGATCTTCGGGCTGGTCAAGGCCGCGATCGACCGCGGTGGCGCGACCGGCTTCGACAAGATCACCGGCGAGTGGCCCGGCGACAAGCGCGACATGGACAACTGACGGCCACCACCATCGAAGCGCCCGTTCCACTCGTGGAACGGGCGCTTTTCGGCGTGACCCGGTCGCGGTCTTGACAGGACGGCACGGCGGGCGCAGTTTGTTGCGTGTGGCGGAACGCTGCGCGTGCTGCGCAACGCCCGGCGGTCCGGCAAGAATTTGAACGCGCAACTACCATGGCCGGTGGCAGCACGACCAGCGACCGAGGGAGCACGCCATGCCACAACCAGAGGGCGCCGAACTGGAGAGCATCCGCACCCGCCGCGAGGAGCTCCGGGGCAAGTACCTCAAGCCGCTCGCCGAACGCGGCCTGGCGCCGACGCAGGGTGTGCACCACATCGCGCTGGTCTGCCGCGACGTGGAGACGACGATCAAGTTCTACCAGGAGTTCCTCGGGTTCCCGCTGGTGGAGCTGGTGGAGAACCGCGACTACGCGGGCTCCAGCCACTTCTTCTTCGACATCGGCAACCGCAACCTGCTGGGGTTCTTCGACTTCCCCGGCCACGGCCACGCCGACTACGCGGAGACCATCGGCGCCGTGCAGCACCTCGCGCTGTCGGTGTCGGCCGAGCAGTTCGCCACGGGCAAGGCCAGGCTCGAGGCCGAGGGCGTCGAGTACCTCGGTCCGGACCGCGGCGTCGAGGACAGCATCTACTTCCGCGACCCCAACGGCGTGGGGATCGAGTTCTACCGCGAGGAACTGGCAGTCTTCGACGGCGAACGACTGATGAGCTGATCCAGCGGTACGGCGACGCACGGCTGGCGGACGCACGGCGAAAAACGGAGGACGAACAGTGGCGCAGGAAGTCAGCGGCGTGATCGCTCGGGGCAAGGGGCTGCCGGTCGAGTTGACGACCATCGTGATCCCGGACCCCGGCCCCGGCGAGGCGGTGGTGCGGGTCCAGGCCTGCGGGGTCTGCCACACCGACCTGCACTACCGCGAGGGCGGCATCAACGACGACTTCCCGTTCCTGCTCGGCCACGAGGCCGCGGGCATCGTGGAGCAGGTCGGCGAGGGCGTCACCGACGTCGAGCCGGGCGACTTCGTCGTGCTGAACTGGCGCGCGGTCTGCGGGTCGTGCCGGGCGTGCAAGCGCGGCAGGCCGTGGTACTGCTTCAACACGCACAACGCGGCCCAGCCGATGACGCTCAAGGACGGCACGAAGCTGTCCCCCGCGCTCGGCATCGGCGCGTTCGCGGAGAAGACCCTGGTGCACGCGGGCCAGTGCACGAAGGTCGACCCGTCCGCCCGCCCCGCCGCCGTCGGTCTGCTCGGCTGCGGCGTGATGGCCGGTCTGGGCGCCGCGATGAACACCGGCGACGTGGGCTGCGGCGACTCGGTCGCGGTCATCGGCTGCGGCGGCGTCGGCGACGGTGCGGTGGCGGGCGCCCGGCTGGCGGGCGCGGCGAAGATCATCGCGGTGGACACCGACCCGCGGAAGCTGGAGTGGGCCAAGGGCTTCGGCGCCACCCACTTCGTCAACGCCCGCGAGGTGGACGCCGTCGAGGCGATCAAGGAGCTGACCGGCGGCTTCGGCGCGGACGTCGTGATCGACGCGGTCGGCCGCCCGGAGACGTGGAAGCAGGCGTTCCACGCCCGCGACCTGGCGGGCACGGTCGTCCTGGTCGGCGTGCCGACGCCGGACATGAAGATCGAGATGCCGCTGATCGACGTCTTCGGCCACGGCGGCTCGCTCAAGTCCAGCTGGTACGGCGACTGCCTGCCCAGCCGCGACTTCCCGATGCTCGTCGACCTGTACCTCCAGGGCCGGTTCGACCTCGACGCGTTCGTCAGCGAGGAGATCCCGCTCGACGGCGTCGAGGGCGCGTTCGAGAAGATGCACAAGGGCGACGTGCTGCGCTCGGTCGTGGTCTTCTGATGCGGATCGACCACGGCGTCACCTCGGGCACGTTCTCGCTGGACGGCCAGACCTTCGACGTGGACAACAACGTCTGGGTGCTGGGCGACGACGCGGAGTGCGTGGTGATCGACGCGCCGCACGACGTCGACGCGATCCTCAAGGTGGTGGACGGCCGCCGCGTGGTGGCGATCCTGGCCACGCACGCGCACGACGACCACGTCCGGGTCGCCCCCGCGTTGTCGGAGGCGACCGGCGCCCCGGTGCTGCTGCACCCGGCCGACCGGGTCGTGTGGGACCTGACGCACCCCGACCGCGCGCCGGACGGGCCGTTGGAGGACGGGCAGGTCGTCACCGTCGGCGGCGGGGACGTCCACGTGCTGCACACGCCGGGCCACGCGCCCGGCGCGGTCTGCTTCCACGTGCCGTCGCTCGGCGTCGTCTTCACCGGCGACACGCTGTTCAACGGCGGCCCCGGCGCGACGGGCCGGTCCTACTCGGACTTCGACACCATCGTCGCGTCGATCAGGGCCCGGCTGCTCGCGCTGCCGCCGGAGACGATCGTCCACACCGGACACGGCGACAGCACGACCATCGCCGCGGAGACCGCGAACGTCTGACCCACCACCGTCCGGGGAGCCGCCACGGCTCCCCGGACGGGGTCAGAACCGCGGCGCCCGCTTCTCCAGGAACGCGGTGACGCCCTCGGCGTACTCGGCGCTGTGCACGGCCTCGTCGTAGAGCGCGCGCACCGCGTCGTCCTCCTCGTGCATCCCGTCGGTGATGCCGTTGACGATCGCCTTCGCGCCCCGCAGGCTCACCTGGGCCCGCGACGCGATCGTCACGGCCAGGTCGCGCACCCGCGCGTCGACCGCCTCGGCCTCGTGGATCTCGTTGACCAGCCCGATCCGCAGCGCCGTGGAGGCGTCGACGATCTCGCCGCCGAACAGGATCTGCTTCGCCCACGAGGACCCCACCGCCTCGACGAGCCGTTTGGTCGAGGTGAAGTTGTAGACGATGCCGAGCTTCGCGGGCGTGATGCCGAACCGCGCGCCCGCCTCGGCGATCCGGATGTCGCACGCCAGCGCGATCTCGCAGCCGCCGCCGATGCAGAACCCGGAGATCGCCGCGATCGTCGGCTTGCCCAGCGTCGCGATCGCCCGCTCCCCGTCGTGCACCGCCTCGCCGTAGCGCGCGGCCCCGTCCGCGCCCTTGCGCAGCGTCGAGAACTCACCGATGTCCGCGCCCGCCGAGAAGTGCTCACCCCCGCGCACGACCAGCACCCTGATCGCGTCGTCGTGCCGCACGAGGTCCAGCAGGGAGGGCAGCGCGGACCACATGTCGTAGCTCATCGCGTTGCGCTTGGCGGGCCGGTCGATGGTCAGGGTGGCGACCGGACCGGCCGTGTCGAGGATCAGGTGCTCACTCACCCGGCGAGCCTACTGGGGCCGGTCCCCGGATCCCGTTCGGTGAGAGCCGAACCTGAGGCGGTTCCGGCGGCCTTCTCAGGTCCGGCCGTCGAGGGCCCGGACCGGCTCTAGCCTGTCCGGTATGCGAATCCTGCTGGCCACGACCTCCGGAGCAGGCCATTTCGGCCCGTTGCTGCCCTTCGGCTCGGCGTTCCGGGCGCTGGGCCACGACGTGCGCGTCGCCGCGCCCCGGTCGTTCTCCGCCGCCGTCGTCCGCGCCGGCTACCCGTACCTCCCGTGCGACGACGTGCCGCCCGACGAGCTGGCCGCCGCGTACGAGGGCGCGGAGTCGAAGTCGACCGAGGAGCAGAACCTCATGGCCGCCGGGGTCTTCGCCGGACTGGCCCCGCGCGCCATCCTGCCCGGCATGCTCGCCGCGTTCGCCGACTGGCGCCCCGACCTGCTCGTGCGCGAGTTCGCCGAACTCGGCTCGTTCATCGCCGCCGAGGCGCACGACGTCCCCCAGATCCAGGTCCTCGTCGGCCTGCGCCGCTTCCACGACACCACCAAACCCGTCGTCGACGCCCACCTCGGCCCGCTCGCCGCCGCCAACGGCGTGTCCGTCGACCGCCTGTGGAGCCTCCCGAACGCCTCCCTCGTGCCGACGTCGTTCGACGATCCCGGCGTGGACGTGATCCACCGCTTCCGCGACGACGTGGCCCCGCTTGCGCGGTCCGAAGAGGACACTCCCCTGGTCTACGTCTCCTTCGGCACCGTGTCCGCCGCGATCCCCTTCGCCCGCGAGGCTTTCCTCGCCTCCGTGCGCGCGCTGGCCGACCTGCCGGTCCGCCTGCTGGTCACCATCGGCGACGACGGCGACCCGGCCGACTGGGCGTGGGCGCCGGACAACGTGCGCGTGGAGAAGTGGGTCCCGCACCGCGAGGCGCTCCGCGGCGCCTCCGCGCAGGTGTGCCACGGCGGCATGGGGTCGGTGCTGGGCGCGCTCACGGCCGGGGTGCCCGCGGTCGTCGTGCCGCAGTTCGCCGACCACCCGGACAACGGCGAACGCCTGGTCGCCACCGGCACCGGTCTGCGCGTCGGCACCTCCGGGATGGGCGAGTCGGTCGACCCCGACGCCCTGCGCGCCGCCGTGCGCCAGGTGCTCGACGACCCGTCGTTCCGCGTCGCCGCCCGGCGGCTGGCCGACGAGATCGCCGCCCTGCCCTCCGCCGGAGGTGCCCTCGACCTGGTGTGATACTCCCGACCGGCGTCCGCGGTAGACCATCCGGTCGTGCACAATCGGTTCGCCAAGCGAAGCATTCGACCTGGAGTGGCGACACATGGTGCTGGTGTGGGTCATCGGAGCCGTCGTGCTGGTCGCCGCCGGGTTCGGGGCGGTGTTCCTGCCGTGGTGGCGGGCGCGCGACGTGGAGCGGCGGACGGCGTGGTCGGCGGCGCGGGCCGCGATCGACAGCGCCGGGGTCAGCCGGGACGCCTCGCGGTCCCGTGTGGACGAGGCGGAGCGGTTGCTGGCGAAGGCCGAGGCGATCGCCGCCGACCGGGGTGGAACGGCGGCGGCGAGGACGGCGTCGGAGTGCGCGTACCGGGCCGACCGGTTGTGGCGGGAGGCTGTCGATGGGTAGGTGGACCGGGTGGGTGCGGTGGGGAGCGCTCGGCGCGGCGGTGGTCGTGCTGGTGGTGTTCCTGGTCGCGCAGCGGCAGAGCATCGACGTGAGCTACGGGCGGTCGCCGTCGTCCTCCGGCACCGTCGAGGAGGGGTCGGCGGGTGAGCTGAGCGACGCGACCGTGCCGTCGGTGGACGAGATGACGGCGATGGTCGCGGCCGATCCCGTGGTGCGGCTGCCCGGTTCGATCGCGCACTGGGACGAGGGGCTGGTTCGGAACGCGATCGGCGACGCCGACGTCCGCATCCTGGTCGCGCCGCCCGGACTCGACAAGGACGAGCGCGGCCGGGTGCGCGACGTGGACAACGCCCAGCTGCGGGTGCTCGGCACCGAGGTGACCGGCAGCATCTACCAGGCCGCGGCCGACGACCTGCCGAGCTGGCGGGCCCAGTTCGCGACCGGTGACGTGACGAGCCTGCTGGTCACGCTGATCGCCGGGATCCGCGATCAGGACACGCCCGAGGACGTCGACCTGTTCCGCTGGCGGCCGCCGACCGAGGCCGAGACCGCCGCGATCGCGACCGACCTGCGCGCCACCGGCGTGCACATCGCCGACGGGGCGACGCTGACCGACATCCCGAAGTCGGCGGGCCCCGCCTTCCCCGACGGCGGCGCGCTCTACGCCGCGTTCCCCCAGCAGACCTTCGGCGAACCGGTGCCCGAGTACGGGCCGACCTTGGCCGCGCTGTTCCCCGGCAAACCGATCGTGGTGATCTACGGGTCCTGGATCGAGTACCACGGGCCGAACGCGGCGGACTTCACCGACGTGGTCGGGGCGAGCTTCTACGGCCAGGCCGCCGACCGGATCAGCACCTACGACTACCCGCAGGCCAACGTCCTGCACGCCTACCTGAACCGGG
This window contains:
- a CDS encoding DUF4235 domain-containing protein — encoded protein: MNKLLYKPLGLLFSVLGGVLASAAFGQVWKLATGDKEAPSATQQDRKWSEVLIAATVQGAIFGLVKAAIDRGGATGFDKITGEWPGDKRDMDN
- a CDS encoding DUF6403 family protein translates to MVLVWVIGAVVLVAAGFGAVFLPWWRARDVERRTAWSAARAAIDSAGVSRDASRSRVDEAERLLAKAEAIAADRGGTAAARTASECAYRADRLWREAVDG
- a CDS encoding phage holin family protein translates to MDSSVQEASTAQLVGKLSEQVSRLAQEEIKLAVAELQAKGKKVGVGAGLFGGAGVLAWFGIMSLIAGLVLLLATVMAPWLAAFVVAVGVFVIAGIVALVGKKQIDKGTPPVPEQAIQGVKKDIATVSERAHR
- a CDS encoding MBL fold metallo-hydrolase, which encodes MRIDHGVTSGTFSLDGQTFDVDNNVWVLGDDAECVVIDAPHDVDAILKVVDGRRVVAILATHAHDDHVRVAPALSEATGAPVLLHPADRVVWDLTHPDRAPDGPLEDGQVVTVGGGDVHVLHTPGHAPGAVCFHVPSLGVVFTGDTLFNGGPGATGRSYSDFDTIVASIRARLLALPPETIVHTGHGDSTTIAAETANV
- a CDS encoding DUF3618 domain-containing protein, with the translated sequence MSGKKEVPSDPAALRADIEKTRQDLGDTVEALVHKVDVPARAKEKTLQAKEKATEAAVNAKDAATVKAVQAKDKVTEAAAALPAQVNVKVEQAKAKAATVTAQAVDALPPQVTEKVDQARVKVGEAAAHVADAIPPQVTAKVEQAKVKAAEAVDSLPEPVAQQARRHPAVAGAALAAVLFLLWKLVRRGRS
- a CDS encoding S-(hydroxymethyl)mycothiol dehydrogenase, yielding MAQEVSGVIARGKGLPVELTTIVIPDPGPGEAVVRVQACGVCHTDLHYREGGINDDFPFLLGHEAAGIVEQVGEGVTDVEPGDFVVLNWRAVCGSCRACKRGRPWYCFNTHNAAQPMTLKDGTKLSPALGIGAFAEKTLVHAGQCTKVDPSARPAAVGLLGCGVMAGLGAAMNTGDVGCGDSVAVIGCGGVGDGAVAGARLAGAAKIIAVDTDPRKLEWAKGFGATHFVNAREVDAVEAIKELTGGFGADVVIDAVGRPETWKQAFHARDLAGTVVLVGVPTPDMKIEMPLIDVFGHGGSLKSSWYGDCLPSRDFPMLVDLYLQGRFDLDAFVSEEIPLDGVEGAFEKMHKGDVLRSVVVF
- a CDS encoding glycosyltransferase translates to MRILLATTSGAGHFGPLLPFGSAFRALGHDVRVAAPRSFSAAVVRAGYPYLPCDDVPPDELAAAYEGAESKSTEEQNLMAAGVFAGLAPRAILPGMLAAFADWRPDLLVREFAELGSFIAAEAHDVPQIQVLVGLRRFHDTTKPVVDAHLGPLAAANGVSVDRLWSLPNASLVPTSFDDPGVDVIHRFRDDVAPLARSEEDTPLVYVSFGTVSAAIPFAREAFLASVRALADLPVRLLVTIGDDGDPADWAWAPDNVRVEKWVPHREALRGASAQVCHGGMGSVLGALTAGVPAVVVPQFADHPDNGERLVATGTGLRVGTSGMGESVDPDALRAAVRQVLDDPSFRVAARRLADEIAALPSAGGALDLV
- a CDS encoding enoyl-CoA hydratase-related protein encodes the protein MSEHLILDTAGPVATLTIDRPAKRNAMSYDMWSALPSLLDLVRHDDAIRVLVVRGGEHFSAGADIGEFSTLRKGADGAARYGEAVHDGERAIATLGKPTIAAISGFCIGGGCEIALACDIRIAEAGARFGITPAKLGIVYNFTSTKRLVEAVGSSWAKQILFGGEIVDASTALRIGLVNEIHEAEAVDARVRDLAVTIASRAQVSLRGAKAIVNGITDGMHEEDDAVRALYDEAVHSAEYAEGVTAFLEKRAPRF
- a CDS encoding VOC family protein, coding for MPQPEGAELESIRTRREELRGKYLKPLAERGLAPTQGVHHIALVCRDVETTIKFYQEFLGFPLVELVENRDYAGSSHFFFDIGNRNLLGFFDFPGHGHADYAETIGAVQHLALSVSAEQFATGKARLEAEGVEYLGPDRGVEDSIYFRDPNGVGIEFYREELAVFDGERLMS